The following proteins are co-located in the Phyllostomus discolor isolate MPI-MPIP mPhyDis1 chromosome 1, mPhyDis1.pri.v3, whole genome shotgun sequence genome:
- the LOC114490272 gene encoding non-secretory ribonuclease-like: protein MGPTQWNSRLSLFLLLGLLGMAILVHAPPPGISRAQWFVIQHINMTNKLCNIAMQAINRYNFFPGICKGQNTFLRTSLSSVTPVCRNKNVTCSDRLHTNCHRSRSRVNIIHCNLTRRAQNYRLCQYQQTRGRKNYNVACNNYYHPVHLDRVY from the coding sequence ATGGGTCCAACCCAGTGGAATTCTcggctttctctctttctgctgctggGGCTCTTGGGAATGGCGATCTTGGTCCATGCCCCACCTCCTGGTATATCCCGAGCTCAGTGGTTTGTAATTCAGCACATTAATATGACCAACAAACTATGCAACATCGCAATGCAAGCAATCAACCGCTATAATTTTTTTCCAGGGATATGCAAAGGCCAAAACACGTTCCTTCGCACATCCCTTAGTTCTGTAACTCCGGTCTGTCGAAACAAAAATGTAACCTGCAGTGACAGACTCCATACAAATTGTCATAGAAGCCGAAGTCGTGTGAACATTATCCACTGCAACCTCACAAGACGTGCACAAAATTATAGACTGTGCCAATACCAACAAACAAGGGGAAGAAAGAACTACAATGTTGCCTGTAACAATTACTACCATCCAGTTCACTTGGATAGAGTCTACTAA
- the LOC114490266 gene encoding non-secretory ribonuclease-like, whose protein sequence is MVPTQWKSQLCFLLLGLLGMTILVHAPPPGITPAQWFVIQHINMTSDVCNIAMRAINFYNRPPRICKNENTFLNTTTLAAVTNLCHTPNITCFRQGRNCHRSPATVNVTYCNSTGQAQSYLQCQYQQYFVLKNYSIACDNTNVPVHFDRLY, encoded by the coding sequence ATGGTTCCAACACAGTGGAAATCCCAGCTTTGTTTCCTGCTGCTGGGGCTGTTGGGAATGACCATCTTGGTCCATGCCCCACCTCCTGGTATAACCCCAGCTCAGTGGTTTGTAATTCAGCACATTAATATGACCAGCGATGTATGCAACATTGCAATGCGGGCAATTAACTTCTATAATCGTCCTCCAAGGATATGCAAAAACGAAAATACTTTCCTCAACACAACTACATTAGCTGCTGTAACTAATCTTTGTCATACTCCTAATATAACCTGTTTCAGGCAAGGCCGTAATTGTCATAGGAGCCCAGCTACAGTGAATGTTACCTACTGCAACTCCACAGGACAGGCTCAATCTTACTTGCAGTGCCAATACCAGCAATATTTCGTGCTGAAGAACTACAGCATTGCCTGTGACAATACAAATGTTCCCGTCCACTTCGATAGACTCTACTAA